From the genome of Scytonema hofmannii PCC 7110, one region includes:
- the cas10d gene encoding type I-D CRISPR-associated protein Cas10d/Csc3, which produces MPNKSKKSEEPAQQLSLFETNDDINATELNDSGDDWMSGDDSDFEITSDRKVETQASELLTLKLLQRAIATENPDDLIMQDFSQYVLPKLLQVAIGVTAKGGKFFDYLDKKKGKENVRRDNASDQSLNTHLLNGLLPANLIERRLKKLDTTARRVIREKERRLLIAGFILHDFEKFDYRFFPTMPEVYRAISLDKEQKIRELPLAAHRDIIDVIVRELNLDKFISPDEPEAWQQYRDDLLFIAYNAQRRSDTNLNLSEHGLQPILNDYVLVCLADLTCIADLLASVIKHPQDAEHRTLNGILHSLSDGQLKLSYHRVSENRGVLTNVVNNALMEAHTSLNTGEYEYYKPLLYLPTGVVYLTLCNSPLISTEDLPNRVVNKIKEFCGGQLIKRQTGFGRDGKGMKYAEYYDKFFDDIGLMRVALKATLRILKTGKNSVAKSRSDNLVKFQQQGVLSADYNFKFSDDIRIDQIAEFGDVITRKIWGEKVNKIEESRKEGKKSKKELPPFPDLDLVGEVAKLWNLEKSLPQIREIQSINDKLKELKLKGNTGGVPYEWYYLAAKYLERHPGIENVEEVCEGVINHLAKLISPIVAQYQLPDGWDDLRLWVQHVVILPGKDKHQDVDSTKVFLDELERYQLAKKSGRGRQLICSVSHSAYTVTEQMESAVLFTPQVYTNKQMLGGSNAKRNISSIAGIEMMLRQILMNQTQAVGKRFEDGKYRYLYFYPTYYCTPETNKFLQWAYTNIAQTRFNASIRNHFINDDLQADFGRQRYQSVDTFLIDEDLQRKKDLPDNHPEHKQDRTFKLSYPEDQPLTFYFIALPPGLDPTDTESWVMPSWLAFAFPMILDVKTVVSESPIPPFNDGAEFEETVFLDSAPAAFRVLVGRDKFRLDYILEGWEENNKQYSAPLNVLTAAYAIHLDVNAKQNKGKYDSNWGKFSELARDLETSPLNVFSYLKSWTRRQGVETPSINKIKLYAYYFYPCFDPHAKYDFQLEKWTVTQASSLNHPRELTERFRKFYRHAKKTGRQPIPANAILKPIDVAADVILKADTSFSDDALIDLVTAEVFQLMKRVHASRAEGRWMISKKEEELHAIRDFAEYFVVKVFNESFVGDRARLQGRQMNYIRNTCEYLYRLSNYEERPAKGEDVTDDLDEDVDDSDANE; this is translated from the coding sequence ATGCCGAATAAAAGCAAAAAATCAGAAGAACCAGCGCAACAACTCTCACTCTTTGAAACTAATGATGATATTAACGCCACAGAGTTGAATGACTCAGGCGATGATTGGATGTCTGGAGATGATTCAGACTTTGAAATAACGTCTGATCGCAAAGTTGAAACTCAGGCATCTGAACTCCTCACTCTCAAGTTACTGCAAAGAGCGATCGCAACGGAAAACCCTGATGACTTAATCATGCAGGACTTTAGCCAGTACGTATTACCAAAGTTACTACAGGTAGCTATTGGAGTAACGGCAAAGGGTGGTAAATTTTTTGATTATCTCGACAAAAAGAAAGGTAAAGAAAATGTTAGACGAGATAATGCAAGTGATCAGTCTTTAAATACACACTTACTTAATGGGTTGCTACCAGCTAATTTAATTGAACGTCGTCTTAAAAAACTAGACACAACAGCTAGACGAGTCATTAGAGAGAAAGAAAGGCGGTTATTGATTGCTGGATTTATCCTACATGATTTTGAAAAATTTGATTATCGATTTTTCCCAACAATGCCAGAGGTGTACAGAGCAATATCGTTAGATAAAGAACAAAAAATCCGTGAATTGCCTCTCGCAGCACACCGTGACATTATAGATGTAATTGTTCGGGAATTAAATCTTGACAAGTTTATCAGCCCCGATGAACCAGAAGCATGGCAACAATACCGTGATGACTTGCTATTCATTGCGTACAATGCCCAGCGTAGAAGTGACACGAATTTAAATCTTTCCGAACATGGTCTGCAACCGATACTTAATGATTATGTCCTTGTCTGTCTTGCTGACTTAACTTGTATAGCTGATTTACTTGCCTCGGTTATAAAACATCCTCAAGATGCCGAACATCGTACTTTAAATGGCATTCTTCACAGCCTCAGCGATGGACAATTGAAATTAAGTTATCACAGGGTTTCTGAGAACAGGGGTGTTCTAACTAATGTAGTGAATAATGCTCTGATGGAGGCTCATACAAGTTTAAATACAGGAGAATATGAATATTACAAGCCATTGTTGTATTTACCAACAGGTGTCGTTTACTTAACACTCTGTAATTCACCTTTAATATCGACTGAAGACTTACCAAATAGAGTTGTTAACAAGATTAAAGAATTTTGTGGTGGGCAACTCATCAAACGTCAAACTGGTTTTGGTAGAGACGGGAAAGGCATGAAATATGCCGAGTATTATGATAAATTCTTTGATGATATAGGATTGATGCGCGTTGCACTAAAAGCAACTTTACGCATTCTGAAGACTGGTAAAAATTCAGTTGCTAAAAGCCGTAGTGATAATTTAGTCAAATTTCAACAGCAAGGTGTTCTCTCGGCTGATTATAATTTTAAATTTTCCGACGATATTCGGATCGATCAAATTGCTGAGTTTGGTGATGTCATCACTCGTAAAATTTGGGGAGAGAAGGTTAATAAGATTGAAGAATCCCGAAAGGAGGGCAAGAAAAGCAAGAAGGAATTACCACCCTTTCCCGATTTAGATTTAGTAGGAGAGGTGGCAAAACTCTGGAATTTAGAGAAATCTTTACCCCAAATTCGAGAAATACAAAGCATTAATGACAAGCTAAAGGAACTGAAACTTAAGGGCAATACTGGCGGTGTGCCTTATGAGTGGTATTATCTAGCAGCAAAGTACTTAGAGCGTCACCCAGGAATTGAAAATGTAGAGGAAGTTTGTGAAGGTGTTATTAACCATCTAGCAAAGTTAATCTCGCCAATTGTAGCGCAATACCAGTTACCGGATGGGTGGGATGATTTGCGCTTGTGGGTACAGCACGTTGTCATTCTCCCTGGAAAGGATAAGCACCAAGATGTTGATTCTACAAAAGTCTTTCTGGATGAGTTGGAACGCTATCAACTTGCGAAGAAATCTGGGCGTGGAAGGCAGTTAATTTGCTCTGTTTCCCATTCTGCCTACACAGTCACAGAACAAATGGAATCTGCTGTGCTGTTTACTCCTCAAGTTTATACAAATAAGCAAATGCTAGGTGGTTCCAATGCAAAACGCAACATTTCCAGTATTGCAGGTATAGAAATGATGCTTCGTCAAATCCTGATGAATCAAACTCAGGCGGTAGGTAAACGGTTCGAGGATGGTAAATACCGTTATCTTTACTTTTATCCAACTTATTACTGCACGCCAGAGACGAACAAGTTTCTTCAGTGGGCTTATACCAACATTGCTCAAACTCGCTTTAATGCCAGCATCCGCAATCACTTCATCAATGATGATTTGCAAGCGGATTTTGGGCGACAACGCTATCAAAGTGTTGATACGTTCCTGATTGATGAGGACTTACAGCGCAAAAAAGATTTACCAGATAACCATCCAGAACACAAGCAAGATCGTACATTCAAACTGTCTTATCCCGAAGACCAACCGTTGACATTTTATTTCATAGCACTACCACCAGGACTCGATCCGACTGACACCGAATCCTGGGTTATGCCAAGTTGGTTAGCCTTTGCCTTTCCAATGATTCTTGATGTAAAGACTGTCGTATCTGAGTCACCCATTCCACCATTTAATGATGGCGCTGAATTTGAAGAAACTGTTTTTTTGGATAGTGCGCCAGCAGCGTTTCGGGTATTGGTGGGACGAGATAAATTCCGTCTTGACTACATTCTTGAGGGTTGGGAAGAAAATAACAAACAATATTCTGCACCACTTAATGTATTAACTGCTGCCTATGCAATACATCTTGATGTTAATGCCAAACAAAATAAAGGGAAATATGATTCTAACTGGGGTAAGTTTTCTGAATTAGCAAGAGATTTAGAGACAAGTCCGCTCAATGTCTTTAGCTACCTCAAAAGCTGGACGCGAAGACAGGGTGTGGAAACGCCTAGTATTAATAAAATCAAGCTTTATGCTTATTACTTTTACCCGTGTTTCGATCCTCATGCAAAATATGATTTTCAATTGGAGAAATGGACAGTGACACAAGCATCTTCATTAAATCACCCCAGAGAATTAACAGAACGGTTCCGAAAATTTTACAGACATGCAAAAAAAACTGGGCGACAACCAATTCCAGCCAATGCCATTCTTAAACCTATTGATGTGGCTGCTGATGTCATTCTCAAAGCTGATACTAGTTTTTCCGATGATGCTTTGATTGATTTGGTAACAGCAGAAGTCTTCCAGTTAATGAAGCGAGTTCACGCTTCTAGAGCAGAAGGACGCTGGATGATTAGTAAAAAAGAGGAGGAATTACACGCTATTCGAGATTTCGCTGAATATTTTGTTGTTAAGGTTTTTAACGAATCTTTTGTAGGCGATCGCGCTCGTCTACAAGGTCGTCAAATGAATTACATTCGTAACACTTGCGAGTACCTTTACCGTTTATCGAATTATGAAGAACGTCCTGCAAAAGGAGAAGATGTAACTGATGATTTAGATGAGGATGTAGATGATTCAGATGCCAATGAATAA
- the cas7d gene encoding type I-D CRISPR-associated protein Cas7/Csc2 — MNFLKTVDTKHFHTDIPYKPMGKYVHFLTIRVTESYPLFQTDGELNKSRVRAGMDDKTTISRLTMFKRKQSTPERLVGRELLRNYGRMTAEECEYNVKFAMDNPDCIIYGFAIGDSGSEKSKVVVDTAFSITDFAESHETFTLNAPFENGTMASKGENGSKPGEVTSRINQQDHIKPQIFFPSIVTLKDPTEASFLYVFNNILRTRHYGAQTTRTGRVRNELIGIIFADGEIVSNLRWTQAIYDYMKKNVTLASTEPLNEDDVTEAAAHTIASLMQDEFLVHEDFIGETFKSLLNEVKAITTNEESLKKMLKKADDEAKAYAHKHIKGKDKVPAK, encoded by the coding sequence ATGAATTTTCTAAAAACCGTTGATACTAAACATTTTCATACTGACATTCCCTATAAACCAATGGGCAAATACGTTCATTTTCTGACAATACGCGTTACTGAATCCTATCCATTATTTCAAACCGATGGCGAACTGAATAAATCACGAGTCCGAGCAGGTATGGATGATAAAACCACTATCAGTCGCTTGACGATGTTTAAACGCAAACAGTCAACTCCAGAGCGTTTAGTTGGTCGAGAATTACTCCGTAATTATGGTCGAATGACTGCTGAAGAGTGCGAGTATAACGTTAAATTTGCAATGGATAATCCTGACTGTATTATCTATGGTTTTGCTATCGGTGATTCAGGTTCAGAAAAATCAAAGGTCGTGGTAGATACAGCATTTTCCATCACTGACTTTGCTGAATCTCATGAAACATTTACTCTTAATGCTCCCTTTGAAAATGGTACAATGGCATCTAAGGGTGAAAATGGTTCCAAACCCGGTGAAGTGACTAGCCGAATTAATCAGCAAGACCACATTAAACCTCAAATATTCTTTCCCAGCATTGTTACATTAAAAGATCCCACAGAAGCTAGTTTTTTGTATGTGTTTAATAACATCTTACGTACTCGCCACTATGGCGCACAGACTACACGTACAGGAAGAGTTCGCAATGAATTGATAGGTATCATATTTGCTGACGGAGAGATTGTTAGCAATTTACGCTGGACTCAAGCAATTTATGATTACATGAAGAAAAATGTAACCTTAGCTTCTACAGAACCATTAAATGAAGACGATGTTACTGAAGCAGCTGCTCATACTATTGCTAGCTTGATGCAAGATGAATTTCTCGTGCATGAAGACTTTATCGGTGAAACATTTAAATCTTTGCTTAATGAAGTTAAAGCTATCACTACTAATGAAGAATCGCTGAAAAAGATGCTCAAAAAAGCAGATGATGAAGCGAAAGCTTATGCCCATAAACATATAAAAGGTAAAGACAAAGTACCCGCTAAGTAA
- the cas5d gene encoding type I-D CRISPR-associated protein Cas5/Csc1 produces MTFIYCCRLELHDSLYYATREIGRLYETEAVIHNYALCYAMGLVDSEVYSTTVSEEHSYRYFCPEQVPKYEEHLTPLNQQGIYVTPAHSIHHSTTLNTWKYANNNYHVEMEKTQKNIPSFGRAKEIAPESQFEFFVISQKQLELPKWIRLGKWMSKAEVQNQEVTKFELKTGDFSFAYPLNPLDVMFTHQVVSYDVVNMPPVSLIQNISIRQGEYYVFDNPNKSEKLRLPSRMQYRFKG; encoded by the coding sequence ATGACCTTTATTTACTGCTGTCGTTTAGAATTACATGACAGCCTGTATTACGCAACTCGCGAGATAGGAAGACTCTACGAAACAGAAGCAGTCATTCATAACTATGCTCTTTGTTACGCAATGGGGTTAGTAGATAGTGAGGTTTATTCGACCACTGTTTCTGAAGAACACTCATATCGTTATTTCTGTCCCGAACAAGTTCCCAAATATGAGGAGCATTTAACACCACTGAATCAACAGGGTATTTATGTAACTCCCGCACATTCAATTCACCATTCTACAACTCTTAACACTTGGAAGTATGCTAACAATAACTACCATGTTGAGATGGAGAAAACCCAGAAAAATATTCCTAGTTTTGGCAGAGCAAAAGAGATTGCGCCAGAAAGCCAATTTGAGTTTTTTGTGATTTCTCAAAAGCAACTCGAATTACCAAAATGGATTCGCTTGGGTAAATGGATGAGTAAAGCAGAGGTACAGAATCAAGAAGTTACGAAATTTGAATTAAAAACTGGTGACTTCTCTTTCGCTTACCCACTTAATCCTTTGGATGTGATGTTTACTCATCAAGTCGTAAGCTACGATGTCGTTAATATGCCTCCTGTGAGTCTGATTCAAAATATCAGCATTCGTCAAGGAGAGTATTACGTGTTTGACAATCCAAACAAATCTGAAAAACTACGACTTCCATCTCGAATGCAGTATCGATTTAAGGGTTGA
- the cas6 gene encoding CRISPR-associated endoribonuclease Cas6, whose protein sequence is MPHSLVLNLVPQSPIYPEFLSGRHYHALFLTLISYVDRDLGDYLHTSNADKAFTLSPLQVQRHREGYPIPKKLDRNSKFHKHHTLLCTHEQPIPPGTSCWWRISLLDDTLFGKLTPLWLNLNPEQPWHLGSADLHITSILGTPQPTQPWANACTYAQLYEQASDRDRTLSFSFATPVAFRQGGYDTVLPIRECVFNSLLSRWNKYSGTEFTHVPIESIYPSFVNINTEVVSNYDNKFIGCVGEINYRILGEVEPIAVKQINALADFALYAGLGRKTTMGMGITRRLKTASS, encoded by the coding sequence ATGCCGCACAGTCTTGTTCTTAACCTCGTCCCCCAGTCCCCTATCTACCCCGAATTTCTATCAGGTAGACACTACCACGCCTTGTTCCTCACGCTTATCAGTTATGTCGATCGCGATCTAGGAGATTACTTACACACATCCAACGCCGACAAAGCGTTTACTCTTTCTCCTTTACAAGTGCAACGCCATCGGGAAGGATACCCAATACCCAAGAAATTGGATCGCAACAGCAAATTCCACAAACACCATACCTTACTATGCACCCACGAACAACCCATCCCTCCTGGTACATCCTGCTGGTGGCGAATCTCTCTGCTAGATGATACCCTCTTTGGGAAACTAACTCCACTTTGGCTCAATCTCAACCCCGAACAACCTTGGCATTTGGGATCTGCTGATTTACACATTACCAGTATCTTGGGAACTCCTCAACCAACACAGCCTTGGGCTAATGCTTGTACATATGCTCAATTGTACGAGCAAGCAAGCGATCGCGATCGCACTCTCTCCTTCAGTTTTGCCACACCTGTAGCCTTCCGCCAAGGTGGATACGACACAGTTCTCCCTATCCGAGAATGTGTTTTTAACAGTCTTCTCAGTCGCTGGAACAAATATAGTGGAACTGAGTTTACTCACGTCCCCATCGAGTCCATTTATCCCAGCTTTGTAAACATCAACACTGAAGTTGTGAGCAACTATGACAACAAATTTATTGGTTGTGTTGGCGAAATTAACTATCGAATTCTAGGAGAAGTTGAACCCATTGCTGTTAAGCAAATAAACGCCCTTGCTGATTTTGCCTTATATGCAGGGCTTGGACGGAAAACAACGATGGGAATGGGGATAACACGGCGATTAAAAACTGCTAGCAGCTGA
- the cas4 gene encoding CRISPR-associated protein Cas4, whose protein sequence is MNETEEYVLIAALNQYAYCPHRCWRMFCASEFIDNQYTIEGTSLHDRVHTVGEGNREETWQVRAIWLKSEKYKLIGKADLIESENGEWYPVEYKRGQKGEWDNDELQVCAQALCLEEMTGQTIKTGYIYYAHSHQRQLVEINEELRQSAIATIEFVQKLICTGVMPQAVKTKRCTGCSLYTRCLPGTTDKVRRYQEA, encoded by the coding sequence ATGAATGAAACAGAAGAATACGTTCTAATCGCGGCATTAAACCAATATGCTTACTGTCCGCATCGCTGTTGGAGAATGTTCTGTGCCAGTGAATTTATTGATAACCAATATACCATTGAAGGAACAAGTCTACATGATCGCGTTCACACAGTTGGAGAAGGAAATCGAGAAGAAACTTGGCAAGTTCGAGCTATCTGGCTGAAATCGGAAAAATACAAACTTATCGGTAAAGCCGATCTCATCGAATCAGAAAATGGTGAATGGTATCCAGTTGAATACAAACGCGGACAAAAAGGCGAATGGGATAACGATGAATTACAAGTTTGCGCCCAAGCTTTATGTTTGGAAGAAATGACTGGACAAACCATCAAGACAGGTTACATCTACTACGCACATTCACACCAACGCCAACTGGTAGAGATAAATGAAGAATTGCGTCAAAGTGCGATCGCAACCATTGAATTCGTACAAAAGCTAATCTGTACGGGTGTTATGCCACAAGCCGTAAAGACAAAGCGCTGTACGGGATGCAGTCTCTATACGAGATGTTTGCCAGGAACTACAGACAAAGTAAGGCGGTATCAAGAAGCCTAA
- the cas1d gene encoding type I-D CRISPR-associated endonuclease Cas1d, with the protein MGTVYITQEDAFIGKVDERLHVKFEKTTILDVPLLKVDGVVVLGRATVSPAAVNELLQRQIPLTFLTDTGRYLGRLEPEMTKNIFVRKAQWQAAGDTPQAIHVVQGFVRGKLKNYRTTLVRRQRECSDIDLSSFIHRLEQTIAPIDTTHNIDSLRGLEGAGSAAYFGCFDQMIRNMAFSFTNRVRRPPTDPVNSLLSFGYSLLCHDIQGAVNIVGFDPYLGYLHCQRYGRPSLALDLMEEFRPVIVDAVVLSALNKQFLKAEDFVQEPVSNAVSLTKEGRKTFLQLYAQKKQSEFKHPVLGRKCTYQEAFEIQARFLAKYLMGEIEKYPPLVVK; encoded by the coding sequence ATGGGAACAGTATATATCACGCAAGAAGACGCATTTATTGGGAAAGTCGATGAACGGTTGCACGTCAAATTTGAGAAAACAACCATTTTAGATGTGCCACTTCTCAAAGTTGATGGTGTTGTAGTGCTCGGACGCGCTACAGTTTCACCGGCTGCTGTCAATGAATTATTGCAGCGTCAAATTCCGCTCACATTTCTTACAGATACAGGTCGTTATTTAGGACGTTTGGAACCAGAAATGACAAAAAACATATTTGTGCGTAAAGCCCAATGGCAAGCTGCTGGTGATACACCCCAAGCAATTCATGTCGTCCAGGGGTTTGTACGAGGTAAACTCAAAAACTACCGGACTACTCTTGTGCGCCGTCAACGAGAATGCAGCGATATAGACTTATCTAGTTTTATCCATCGTCTAGAGCAAACAATTGCACCCATTGACACAACTCACAACATTGATTCATTAAGAGGACTGGAAGGTGCAGGTAGTGCAGCTTACTTTGGCTGCTTCGATCAAATGATTCGTAACATGGCATTTTCCTTTACTAATCGAGTTCGTCGTCCTCCTACCGATCCCGTCAATTCCTTACTCAGCTTTGGTTATTCTTTACTTTGTCATGATATTCAAGGAGCCGTTAACATTGTAGGTTTTGACCCCTATCTAGGATATTTACACTGCCAACGTTACGGCAGACCATCCCTAGCATTAGACTTGATGGAGGAGTTTAGACCTGTTATCGTCGATGCTGTGGTGCTATCCGCTTTGAATAAGCAATTCCTCAAGGCTGAGGATTTTGTACAAGAACCTGTCAGTAACGCTGTTTCCCTTACCAAGGAAGGACGAAAAACATTTTTGCAACTGTATGCACAGAAAAAGCAATCTGAGTTTAAGCATCCGGTTCTCGGACGCAAATGCACTTATCAAGAAGCTTTTGAAATCCAAGCTCGATTCCTAGCTAAATACTTGATGGGCGAAATCGAGAAATATCCACCACTTGTGGTGAAGTAA
- the cas2 gene encoding CRISPR-associated endonuclease Cas2 — protein sequence MNVVVSYDISEDKRRTKIHSVLKSYGQWVQYSVFECQLTDTQYAKLRSRLNKLIKPDTDSIRFYFLCACCFGKVERIGGEPVRDDTIFFA from the coding sequence ATGAATGTTGTTGTGTCTTATGACATTTCAGAAGATAAGCGCCGTACAAAAATCCATAGCGTGCTAAAATCCTACGGGCAGTGGGTACAATACAGCGTATTTGAGTGCCAACTCACTGACACCCAGTATGCGAAATTGCGATCGCGCTTGAATAAACTGATAAAGCCCGACACCGACAGCATCCGCTTTTACTTTCTATGCGCCTGCTGTTTTGGCAAAGTGGAGCGTATCGGTGGAGAGCCAGTACGCGACGACACAATTTTTTTCGCCTAA